From the Blastocatellia bacterium genome, one window contains:
- a CDS encoding ATP-dependent Clp protease ATP-binding subunit: MQKEQLLNLLDAGARDAFERARQLARARGGVLSPLHLLVALLSDAPASDARSASLLRSAAEVLRERFPLASESLTVTKDTQAVLSAASQMARAEGQEEAAAEHLLRAALASPQVREALGEAAPAPDAAPHQQDVPRHDAMLTGPLKRRALAGALKDYCTDVAEDAEDASLHPFVGREREMTAVLETLCRKLKNNPLLIGKPGVGKSALVTAVAGRLCEGRVPQRLRGKRILEVSRLKLLADAKFTGDIEERLKQLLEEVKRAGDVILFFDEIHTLLNAGGSGGTGDVANLLKSALSKGDITCIGATTLAEYYKYIARDEALARRFSNITVEEPSPEETRRILLESRAAFESYHDVRIDDEVIALIVDQAERFLYTRSFPDKAFDLLDKAAAKASFAGLERVSRDAVTETLSEMTGLPLEIMDKDPAERLEQLEAFLHAAVPGQARAARDVARVARIAKLGLELKPERPDGVFLFVGPEGVGKHELATALAKFLYGSSQKITAFDLSQYTESHSLSRLIGAEPGYAGHGERGLLAKAAEDSPHSVLYFRNVDLAHAVVQQFLGEAFEHGRFTDTTGTEISLSNTTVVMTRSQSSEQHKTAPLGFRPNGESGEHRLTGSLRTATGGLQLRERSFGLVESLAATVDEVIEFQVLDRAATEQIIGERLEALRARLEAAQPVRLEMDARLAAYFSERLAVERKSLAQLERMLQEAIIIPFAQLHLDRNSGRLGVAVRVAGDTVQVVRGVGDATT, translated from the coding sequence ATGCAAAAAGAACAGCTTCTCAACCTGCTCGACGCCGGGGCACGTGATGCCTTCGAGCGCGCCCGGCAACTCGCACGGGCGCGCGGCGGCGTCTTGTCGCCGCTCCATCTGCTGGTCGCGCTGCTCAGCGATGCGCCGGCGTCAGATGCCCGGTCGGCGAGCTTGTTAAGGTCGGCCGCCGAAGTTTTGCGCGAACGCTTTCCGCTCGCCTCAGAATCGCTTACGGTAACGAAAGACACACAGGCCGTTTTATCTGCCGCCAGCCAGATGGCGCGCGCCGAAGGCCAGGAGGAGGCGGCGGCGGAACATCTCTTACGCGCGGCGCTGGCCAGCCCGCAGGTTCGCGAGGCGCTTGGCGAAGCCGCGCCGGCTCCGGATGCCGCGCCCCATCAACAGGACGTGCCCCGTCATGATGCTATGCTTACCGGGCCGTTGAAGCGGCGGGCGCTCGCCGGCGCGCTCAAGGATTACTGCACGGATGTCGCCGAAGACGCCGAAGACGCATCGTTACATCCCTTCGTCGGGCGCGAGCGCGAGATGACGGCGGTGCTGGAAACGCTCTGCCGCAAGCTCAAGAACAACCCGCTGCTGATTGGCAAGCCGGGGGTCGGCAAAAGCGCCCTGGTCACGGCGGTCGCGGGCCGCTTGTGCGAAGGCCGCGTTCCCCAGCGTTTGCGCGGCAAGCGCATCCTCGAAGTCTCGCGCCTGAAGCTGCTGGCCGATGCCAAGTTCACCGGCGACATCGAAGAGCGGCTGAAGCAACTGCTTGAAGAAGTGAAGCGGGCGGGCGATGTGATTCTTTTCTTCGACGAGATTCACACGCTGTTGAATGCCGGCGGCTCAGGCGGCACGGGCGACGTGGCGAACCTATTGAAGTCGGCGCTCTCGAAAGGCGACATCACCTGCATCGGCGCAACGACGCTCGCGGAGTATTACAAGTACATCGCCCGCGACGAAGCCCTGGCCCGCCGCTTCAGCAACATCACCGTCGAAGAGCCTTCGCCCGAAGAGACGCGCCGCATCCTGCTGGAGTCGCGCGCGGCGTTCGAGAGCTATCACGACGTGCGCATTGATGATGAGGTCATCGCGCTCATCGTTGACCAGGCCGAGCGCTTTCTCTATACCCGCAGCTTTCCCGACAAAGCCTTCGACCTGCTCGACAAGGCGGCGGCTAAAGCGTCGTTCGCCGGCCTTGAGCGCGTCAGCCGCGACGCGGTCACCGAGACGCTGTCGGAGATGACCGGCCTGCCGCTGGAGATCATGGACAAAGACCCTGCGGAGCGGCTTGAGCAACTGGAAGCCTTTCTGCACGCGGCGGTGCCCGGCCAGGCGCGTGCCGCCCGCGACGTGGCGCGTGTGGCGCGCATCGCCAAGCTCGGCCTTGAGCTGAAGCCGGAGCGCCCCGACGGCGTCTTTCTCTTCGTCGGCCCCGAAGGCGTCGGCAAGCATGAGCTGGCCACGGCGCTCGCCAAGTTTTTGTATGGCTCATCACAAAAGATCACCGCCTTCGACCTGAGCCAGTACACCGAATCGCATTCGCTGTCGCGGCTCATCGGCGCCGAGCCGGGCTACGCCGGTCACGGCGAGCGCGGCTTGCTGGCGAAGGCGGCAGAAGACAGCCCGCATTCAGTGCTCTACTTTCGCAACGTCGATCTGGCGCACGCCGTCGTTCAGCAGTTTCTTGGCGAAGCCTTCGAGCACGGGCGCTTCACCGACACGACGGGCACGGAGATTTCGCTGTCGAACACCACCGTCGTGATGACGCGCTCGCAGTCGAGCGAGCAACACAAGACCGCGCCGCTCGGCTTTCGTCCGAACGGCGAAAGCGGCGAGCATCGCCTCACCGGCAGCCTGCGGACGGCGACCGGCGGCCTTCAGCTCAGAGAGCGCAGCTTCGGGCTGGTCGAATCACTGGCGGCGACCGTAGACGAAGTGATCGAGTTCCAGGTGCTCGACCGCGCGGCGACCGAACAGATCATCGGCGAGCGGCTTGAAGCCTTGCGGGCGCGGCTCGAAGCGGCGCAGCCGGTGCGCCTCGAAATGGATGCGCGGCTCGCGGCATATTTCAGTGAGCGGCTGGCCGTCGAGCGCAAGAGCCTGGCGCAACTCGAACGCATGTTACAAGAGGCGATTATCATCCCCTTTGCGCAACTGCACCTTGATCGCAACAGCGGCCGCCTCGGCGTCGCCGTCCGCGTCGCCGGCGACACGGTGCAGGTGGTGCGCGGTGTCGGCGACGCGACAACATGA
- a CDS encoding tetratricopeptide repeat protein yields the protein MTDENRKKSKRAQPARTRVEVPGEGAVGIGGDVDDSVVTTDNAGNVVQVNVHQAPPVQPALLASPLRQLPSDIADFTGRKREVSELRKALEQGDGHVVISALNGMGGVGKTTLAVHVAHLLADHYPDAQIVVDMQGTSQPLAPIEAMLRVIRAFHPETPAADDINQVAQVYRNLLAGKRVLILLDNAFDAAQVRPLVPPAPCALIVTSRRAIVLEGVRRFDLDALSEKEARAMLREILDKRPATDQQLNRIAELCGHLPLALRVAGTFLAVHRDWTVDEYIEALSDERQRLERLKQDDLDVGAVLGLSTKQLEQESAELALRWRMLAVFPASFDRAATAAVWDVKPDEARDSLSKLLERNLVLYDEETARYRLHDLVRLIVRPQLDEATRSMAQLRHAVHYCDELQKANKLYLQGGDALKQGLVLFDLEWRNIQAGQALAATHAAQENQAAELCGRFPLAGASLLNLRQHPRRRIGWLDSALITARQLKRRRDEGANLGNLGMAYADLGETRRAIEYYEQHLIIAREISDRQGEGAALTHLGLAHAELGETRRAIELYEQALVIDREIGDRRGEGADLGNLGVAYKNLGETRRAIEFYEQALVIDHEIGDWRGEGADLGNLGVAYAELGETRHAIELYEQALVIAREIGDRRNEGIYLYNMSLALDELGQREQAIPLAEAALKIYEQIESPAAQKARDALAEWRGEQSE from the coding sequence ATGACCGACGAAAATCGGAAAAAGAGTAAGCGTGCGCAGCCGGCCCGCACTCGCGTCGAAGTTCCCGGCGAGGGCGCGGTCGGCATTGGCGGCGACGTCGATGATTCGGTCGTGACAACCGACAACGCCGGGAATGTCGTACAGGTGAACGTTCATCAAGCGCCGCCTGTGCAACCGGCTTTGCTCGCGTCGCCGTTGCGCCAACTGCCGAGCGATATCGCGGACTTCACGGGCCGCAAGCGCGAAGTGAGCGAGTTGCGCAAGGCGCTCGAACAGGGCGACGGCCATGTGGTCATCTCGGCGCTTAACGGCATGGGCGGCGTCGGCAAGACGACGCTCGCGGTTCACGTCGCGCACCTGTTGGCCGACCACTACCCGGACGCGCAGATCGTCGTAGACATGCAGGGCACGTCGCAGCCGCTCGCACCGATTGAAGCCATGCTGCGCGTCATTCGCGCTTTTCACCCTGAAACGCCGGCGGCGGACGACATCAATCAAGTCGCGCAAGTCTATCGCAACCTGCTTGCCGGCAAGCGCGTGTTGATCCTGCTCGACAACGCCTTCGACGCCGCGCAGGTGCGCCCGCTCGTACCGCCTGCGCCGTGCGCGCTGATCGTCACTTCGCGCCGGGCGATTGTGTTGGAAGGTGTGCGCCGGTTCGATCTTGATGCGCTTTCTGAAAAAGAAGCCCGCGCCATGCTGCGCGAAATCCTCGACAAACGGCCCGCAACAGATCAACAACTAAATCGAATCGCCGAGTTGTGTGGCCACTTGCCGCTAGCCTTGCGTGTGGCAGGGACGTTCCTTGCGGTGCATCGGGACTGGACGGTGGATGAGTATATCGAGGCGTTGAGCGATGAGCGCCAACGGCTTGAACGATTGAAGCAAGATGATCTCGACGTCGGAGCAGTGCTTGGACTCAGCACCAAACAACTGGAGCAGGAGAGCGCCGAGCTTGCATTGCGCTGGCGGATGCTTGCAGTTTTCCCGGCAAGCTTCGACCGCGCGGCAACAGCGGCGGTGTGGGATGTAAAGCCAGATGAAGCGCGCGACAGCTTGAGCAAATTGCTTGAGCGCAATCTGGTGCTGTACGACGAAGAGACCGCGCGCTATCGCCTGCATGATCTTGTGAGGTTGATTGTTAGACCGCAGTTGGATGAGGCGACACGCTCAATGGCACAACTGCGCCATGCAGTGCATTACTGCGATGAACTCCAAAAAGCCAATAAGCTTTATCTGCAAGGCGGCGATGCGCTCAAGCAGGGACTTGTTTTGTTTGACCTTGAGTGGCGCAACATTCAGGCTGGACAAGCCCTTGCAGCCACACATGCAGCACAGGAGAACCAAGCAGCCGAACTATGCGGACGCTTTCCATTAGCAGGGGCATCCTTGCTCAATTTACGGCAGCATCCGCGTAGACGTATTGGATGGTTAGACTCAGCTCTGATTACTGCGCGCCAGTTGAAACGACGAAGAGATGAGGGTGCAAATCTGGGCAACTTGGGCATGGCCTATGCTGATCTGGGCGAAACGCGCCGAGCCATTGAATATTATGAGCAGCATCTCATTATTGCTCGCGAGATCAGCGACCGGCAGGGTGAAGGCGCGGCACTGACTCACTTGGGACTAGCTCACGCTGAGTTGGGCGAGACGCGCCGCGCCATCGAGTTATATGAGCAAGCTCTCGTGATTGATCGAGAGATCGGTGACCGACGCGGCGAGGGCGCAGACTTAGGCAACTTGGGTGTAGCCTACAAAAATTTGGGCGAGACGCGCCGAGCCATTGAATTCTATGAACAAGCTTTGGTAATTGATCATGAGATCGGCGACTGGCGCGGCGAGGGCGCAGACTTGGGTAATTTGGGCGTAGCTTACGCTGAGTTGGGCGAGACGCGCCACGCCATCGAGTTATATGAGCAAGCTCTCGTGATTGCTCGTGAGATCGGTGACCGGCGCAATGAAGGTATCTATCTTTACAATATGAGCCTCGCGCTGGATGAACTCGGCCAACGCGAGCAGGCTATTCCTCTCGCTGAAGCGGCGCTGAAGATTTATGAGCAGATCGAAAGCCCCGCTGCTCAAAAAGCGCGGGACGCGCTGGCCGAATGGCGCGGGGAGCAGTCAGAGTAA
- a CDS encoding polysaccharide deacetylase family protein produces MNLMKRSVLVALLVVVAATNLPAREKPTAHAAPKEVCVTFDDLPLNGPDMDLKRLRAMTVKLLGVIKAHNIPVVGFVNERKLYRLGEMDERVAILKLWLDNGFELGNHTYSHPSLQTTPLAAFEEDLIRGETVTRMLMERRGLKLRYFRHPFLRTGPTLEARASFEKFLAERGYTVAPVTFDDADYMFNTVYVRARERNDAALVERTSKAYLEHMQTMVDFFEKLSLEVVGAPVRHVLLLHANELNADYFDGVARMFEKRGYQFVTLARALEDPAYRLPDTYAGPRGVSWLHRWAYSKGMKQTLKAEPDPPDFIQKLYNEATAGQ; encoded by the coding sequence ATGAATTTGATGAAGCGATCCGTGCTTGTCGCGCTCTTAGTTGTGGTTGCTGCTACGAACTTGCCGGCGCGGGAAAAGCCCACGGCGCATGCCGCGCCGAAAGAGGTCTGCGTCACCTTCGATGACCTGCCGCTGAATGGGCCTGATATGGACTTGAAGCGGCTGCGCGCCATGACCGTCAAGCTGCTTGGGGTAATCAAGGCGCACAACATCCCTGTGGTCGGCTTCGTCAACGAGCGCAAGCTCTACCGTCTGGGCGAAATGGATGAGCGCGTAGCGATCCTCAAGCTCTGGCTCGACAACGGCTTTGAGCTGGGCAATCACACCTATTCGCACCCGTCGCTGCAAACGACGCCGCTCGCCGCCTTTGAAGAAGACCTGATACGAGGCGAAACCGTCACCCGCATGCTGATGGAGCGGCGTGGGCTGAAGCTGCGCTATTTCCGCCATCCCTTTTTGCGCACCGGCCCGACGCTTGAAGCCCGTGCCTCTTTCGAGAAGTTCCTCGCCGAGCGCGGCTACACGGTTGCGCCGGTGACCTTTGACGACGCCGATTACATGTTCAACACGGTTTATGTCCGGGCCAGAGAGCGCAACGACGCGGCGCTTGTCGAGCGCACAAGCAAAGCTTACCTTGAGCACATGCAGACGATGGTGGACTTTTTCGAGAAGCTGTCGCTGGAAGTCGTCGGCGCGCCGGTGCGCCATGTTCTGCTGCTACACGCCAACGAGTTGAACGCCGATTACTTTGACGGCGTGGCGCGGATGTTCGAGAAGCGCGGCTATCAATTTGTCACACTGGCGCGCGCCCTGGAAGACCCGGCCTACCGCTTGCCCGACACCTATGCCGGCCCGCGGGGCGTGTCGTGGCTGCACCGCTGGGCCTATAGCAAAGGCATGAAGCAGACCTTAAAAGCCGAGCCCGACCCGCCCGACTTCATCCAGAAGCTTTACAACGAAGCGACGGCCGGCCAGTAA
- a CDS encoding M20 family metallopeptidase: protein MAQDGKALETYLQSHQAEMLDFARWLVEQESMSRDAKATARIAENFGDKLSEMGAAVELLADPKFGASVLARFDFTGGQAADDKQLMIVGHLDTVWPIGTLAARPFRVEDGRAYGPGVFDMKAGVTIATFALRAIKALGRRTQRRIAMLMTCDEETGSHFSRPFIEDEARRARAALVLEPPIPGGAVKTARKGVGEFELVVRGKPAHAGNDPRAGVSAITEMAHQVLAINNLIDYPRGTTLNVGVVHGGVLSNVIAAEARAAVDMRFTEMEEGYRIEQAMQQLKPVLDGARLEVRGGINRPPLLRTPEIAALFAQARELAKGVGYDLREGAVGGGSDGNFIAALGVPVLDGLGVDGAGAHAEHEHILIDDMVRRATLLARLIETI from the coding sequence ATGGCACAAGACGGCAAAGCGCTAGAGACTTACTTGCAATCGCATCAAGCAGAGATGCTCGACTTCGCTCGCTGGCTCGTCGAGCAGGAATCCATGTCGCGTGATGCAAAGGCCACGGCGCGCATCGCCGAAAACTTTGGCGACAAGTTGAGCGAGATGGGCGCGGCGGTCGAACTGCTCGCCGACCCGAAGTTCGGCGCGAGCGTCCTTGCGCGTTTTGACTTCACGGGTGGTCAGGCCGCAGACGACAAACAACTGATGATCGTCGGCCACCTCGACACGGTGTGGCCCATAGGGACTTTGGCGGCGCGCCCGTTCCGCGTCGAAGACGGGCGGGCTTATGGGCCGGGCGTCTTCGACATGAAGGCCGGCGTAACCATCGCTACGTTTGCGCTGCGCGCCATCAAAGCGCTGGGCCGCAGGACGCAGCGGCGCATCGCTATGCTAATGACCTGCGATGAAGAGACCGGCAGCCACTTCTCGCGCCCGTTCATCGAAGACGAAGCGCGGCGGGCACGGGCGGCGCTGGTGCTAGAGCCGCCGATCCCTGGCGGCGCGGTGAAGACGGCGCGCAAAGGCGTCGGCGAATTTGAGCTGGTGGTGCGCGGCAAGCCGGCCCACGCCGGCAACGATCCGCGCGCCGGTGTCAGCGCCATCACGGAGATGGCGCATCAGGTTCTCGCCATCAATAACTTGATCGATTACCCGCGCGGCACGACGCTCAACGTCGGCGTCGTGCATGGCGGCGTGCTGTCGAATGTCATCGCCGCCGAAGCGCGCGCCGCGGTTGATATGCGCTTTACAGAAATGGAAGAAGGTTACCGCATCGAGCAGGCCATGCAGCAGCTCAAGCCCGTACTCGATGGCGCGCGGCTCGAAGTGCGCGGCGGCATCAACCGCCCGCCGCTGCTGCGCACGCCGGAGATCGCCGCGTTGTTTGCGCAAGCGCGCGAGCTGGCGAAGGGAGTCGGCTATGACTTGAGGGAAGGCGCGGTGGGCGGCGGCTCGGACGGCAACTTCATCGCGGCGCTGGGCGTGCCGGTACTGGACGGCCTCGGCGTAGACGGCGCCGGCGCGCACGCCGAGCATGAGCATATTCTGATTGACGACATGGTGCGCCGCGCTACATTGCTGGCGCGCTTGATCGAGACGATTTAG
- the sat gene encoding sulfate adenylyltransferase has translation MDIIPAHGGRLINRELTGVERETLLERAPAMPRLTLRAREISDLEMIANGAFSPLEGFMCEDDYIAVRGNKHLASGLPWTIPITLSATDDLAATINEGQDVALYAGDDHLLGVLHLEQKYRYDKQREAERVYLTTETAHPGVAALYEQGDWLLGGKISLLNRPRNPQFPAYRFDPQQTREAFKKKGWQRVVAFQTRNPIHRAHEYIIKCALEVVDGLLLHPLVGETKSDDIPATVRMRCYEAMLEHYFPRTRTMLAVNPAAMRYAGPREAVFHAIIRKNYGCTHFIVGRDHAGVGNYYGTYDAHYIFNEFDAEALAITPMFFDHSFYCRRCDAMASNKTCPHDSAEHVTLSGTKVRQLLASGEMPPREFSRPEVAQILIEAMKQ, from the coding sequence ATGGACATCATACCGGCACATGGCGGGCGGCTCATCAATCGTGAGCTTACCGGCGTCGAGCGCGAAACCTTGCTCGAACGCGCCCCCGCCATGCCGCGCCTGACCTTGAGGGCGCGCGAAATCTCTGACCTCGAAATGATCGCCAACGGCGCCTTCAGCCCGCTTGAAGGCTTCATGTGCGAAGACGATTACATCGCCGTGCGCGGCAACAAGCACCTGGCTTCGGGCCTGCCGTGGACGATACCGATCACCCTGTCGGCCACCGACGACCTCGCCGCGACGATCAACGAAGGCCAGGACGTGGCGCTCTATGCCGGCGACGATCACCTGCTCGGCGTGCTTCATCTCGAACAAAAATACCGCTACGACAAGCAGCGCGAGGCCGAGCGCGTCTACCTGACAACCGAAACCGCGCACCCCGGTGTCGCGGCGCTTTACGAGCAAGGCGACTGGCTCCTGGGCGGCAAGATCAGCCTGCTCAACCGCCCGCGCAATCCGCAATTTCCCGCTTATCGCTTCGACCCGCAACAAACGCGCGAGGCGTTCAAGAAGAAAGGCTGGCAGCGCGTCGTCGCCTTTCAAACCCGCAACCCGATTCACCGCGCCCACGAGTACATCATCAAGTGCGCGCTCGAAGTCGTTGACGGCTTGCTGCTGCACCCGCTGGTCGGCGAGACCAAGTCGGATGACATTCCGGCAACGGTTCGCATGCGTTGTTACGAGGCGATGCTGGAGCATTACTTCCCGCGCACGCGGACGATGCTGGCGGTCAACCCGGCTGCGATGCGTTACGCAGGGCCGCGCGAAGCCGTCTTTCACGCCATCATCCGCAAGAACTATGGCTGCACGCACTTCATCGTCGGGCGCGACCATGCGGGCGTTGGCAACTATTACGGCACCTATGATGCACATTACATTTTCAACGAGTTCGACGCCGAAGCGCTGGCCATCACGCCGATGTTCTTCGACCACTCGTTCTATTGCCGGCGCTGCGACGCGATGGCGTCGAACAAGACTTGCCCGCACGACTCCGCTGAGCATGTGACGCTGTCGGGAACCAAGGTGCGCCAGTTGCTCGCCTCAGGCGAGATGCCGCCCCGCGAGTTCTCGCGCCCAGAGGTGGCGCAGATTCTGATCGAAGCGATGAAGCAATAA
- the coaE gene encoding dephospho-CoA kinase (Dephospho-CoA kinase (CoaE) performs the final step in coenzyme A biosynthesis.): MLKVGLTGSIAVGKSFVVSVLAELGCVVFDADKIAHSVMEPNQPAYLDLVNEFGKAILGADGRIDRNRLGPIVFADPERRRRLNEIVHPRVIDAQNRLLAEAEAEHPDGIAIIDAALMIESGGYKRFDKLIVVYCDRETQVARLMARNQITREDAERRVAAQMTSEEKRRYADYEIDTSGTFEETRRRVITVYQQLRRDQPASAH, translated from the coding sequence ATGCTTAAGGTCGGACTCACGGGTAGCATCGCCGTCGGCAAGAGCTTCGTCGTATCGGTGCTTGCCGAGCTAGGCTGCGTCGTCTTTGACGCCGACAAGATCGCCCATTCGGTGATGGAACCAAACCAGCCGGCCTATCTCGACCTGGTCAACGAGTTTGGCAAAGCGATTCTCGGTGCCGACGGTCGCATCGACCGCAACCGGCTTGGCCCTATCGTCTTTGCCGACCCCGAACGCCGCCGCCGCCTGAACGAGATCGTCCACCCGCGCGTCATCGACGCGCAGAACCGCTTGCTCGCCGAAGCTGAAGCCGAACACCCTGACGGCATCGCCATCATTGACGCCGCGCTGATGATCGAATCGGGCGGCTACAAGCGCTTCGATAAATTGATCGTCGTTTACTGTGACCGCGAAACGCAGGTCGCTCGCTTGATGGCGCGCAATCAGATCACCCGCGAAGATGCTGAACGGCGCGTTGCCGCGCAGATGACTTCGGAAGAGAAGCGCCGCTATGCGGATTACGAGATAGACACCTCAGGGACGTTTGAAGAAACCCGCCGGCGCGTCATCACGGTTTACCAACAACTGCGCCGCGATCAGCCGGCCAGCGCGCACTAA
- a CDS encoding S41 family peptidase, which translates to MWIKRLSAISLAVLALWLSVPAQTANQTKHDGAASLPTFTPEQLREDFQIARRALEEGHSGIYRYTPKPELDRTFDAAARALDHPMSAYEFLRVLAPAVAAIKCGHTGLSLPEPLRKEVGTQVALLPLNVRVINRRAYIFRDLSSDEHRLAGFEIRAINRRPAAKIIAALLAAASGDGDVETSRQARIGGLRFGVLLYTLIGAQSPYDLIVYNPKTRREEKVRLEGVALPKLTQMAKAAYPQDEAPTSAGGLHYLDEGRIAVMKINGFGGYVDAEKKKNLKTFYQESFEEMQVKAARALVIDLRDNGGGADELGKLLLSYLISEPFKYYNDLVINNDHFELMKYAGNPNFKVSAKQAERGADGKFHETSHPNWGINQPSKPTFTGKVYILINGGSFSTTSEFLSQAHYHKRAAFIGEESGGGYYGNSSGMTPQVVLPNTKIGLRVPLVTYYMAVSGYKAAAHGVVPDYPVNHTIDDLIAGRDRDMELALQLARKAMR; encoded by the coding sequence ATGTGGATAAAACGACTGTCGGCTATCTCTCTTGCGGTGCTGGCGCTGTGGCTCTCTGTGCCGGCGCAGACTGCGAATCAGACGAAACACGATGGCGCAGCATCGCTGCCAACATTCACGCCGGAGCAGTTGCGCGAAGATTTTCAAATCGCCCGGCGCGCGCTCGAAGAAGGCCACAGCGGCATCTATCGCTACACGCCGAAGCCGGAACTTGATCGCACGTTTGACGCGGCAGCGCGGGCGCTCGATCACCCGATGAGCGCGTATGAATTCCTGCGTGTGCTGGCGCCGGCGGTCGCCGCCATCAAGTGCGGTCACACGGGGCTGAGCCTACCCGAACCGTTGCGCAAGGAGGTCGGCACACAGGTCGCGCTGCTGCCGCTGAACGTGCGAGTGATCAACCGGCGCGCTTACATCTTCCGCGATCTGTCGAGCGATGAGCATCGTCTCGCAGGCTTTGAGATTCGCGCCATCAACCGCCGGCCGGCGGCAAAGATCATTGCGGCGCTGCTGGCGGCAGCCTCAGGCGACGGCGATGTGGAAACCTCGCGGCAGGCGCGCATCGGCGGCTTGCGCTTCGGCGTCTTGTTGTACACGCTGATCGGCGCTCAGAGCCCTTACGACCTGATCGTCTATAACCCGAAGACGCGGCGCGAAGAGAAAGTGCGACTTGAAGGCGTCGCCCTGCCGAAGCTCACGCAGATGGCGAAGGCGGCTTACCCGCAAGACGAAGCGCCGACGAGTGCCGGCGGGCTTCATTACCTGGACGAGGGCCGCATTGCGGTGATGAAGATCAATGGCTTCGGCGGCTACGTTGACGCCGAGAAGAAGAAGAATTTGAAGACCTTTTACCAGGAATCGTTCGAGGAGATGCAGGTGAAAGCGGCGCGGGCGCTGGTGATCGACCTGCGCGACAACGGCGGCGGCGCTGACGAGCTTGGCAAGCTGTTACTGTCTTACCTGATCAGCGAGCCGTTCAAGTATTACAACGATCTGGTCATCAACAACGACCACTTCGAGCTGATGAAATACGCGGGCAACCCCAACTTCAAGGTTAGCGCCAAGCAGGCCGAGCGAGGCGCGGACGGCAAGTTCCATGAGACGAGTCACCCGAACTGGGGCATCAATCAGCCGAGCAAACCGACCTTCACCGGCAAGGTTTATATCTTAATTAATGGCGGCAGCTTCTCGACGACTTCAGAGTTTCTGTCGCAGGCGCACTATCACAAACGCGCCGCCTTCATCGGCGAGGAATCGGGCGGCGGCTATTACGGCAACAGCTCAGGGATGACGCCGCAGGTCGTGCTGCCGAACACGAAGATCGGCCTGCGCGTGCCGCTCGTGACCTACTACATGGCGGTGAGCGGCTACAAGGCCGCCGCCCACGGCGTGGTGCCGGATTACCCGGTCAATCACACGATAGACGATCTCATCGCAGGCCGTGACCGAGACATGGAATTGGCGTTGCAGCTCGCGCGAAAAGCCATGCGCTGA
- a CDS encoding YbjN domain-containing protein produces MEFKSEPHKQAYDRARDYLHAIFGEVNITAMGDTMALQEGSTFIYVRAFPIGEKQAGVEVFSYVVIDVEVTEALMRHLLTYNLRLMFGGFGLAIDEGGKGAVVLSHTILGDGMDRVELYASVAAIARAADDMDDQIVATFGGKTALDKLTAIKHEIVERWE; encoded by the coding sequence ATGGAATTCAAAAGCGAACCGCACAAGCAAGCCTATGACCGCGCGCGCGATTACCTGCACGCGATCTTCGGCGAGGTGAACATCACGGCGATGGGCGACACCATGGCTTTGCAGGAAGGCTCGACGTTCATCTACGTGCGGGCCTTTCCGATTGGCGAGAAGCAGGCCGGCGTCGAGGTCTTCTCCTACGTCGTCATTGACGTCGAGGTCACCGAGGCGCTGATGCGTCACTTGCTGACTTACAACCTGCGATTGATGTTCGGCGGCTTTGGCCTGGCGATTGACGAAGGCGGCAAGGGTGCCGTCGTGTTGTCGCACACCATCCTCGGCGATGGCATGGATCGCGTCGAGCTATATGCATCGGTGGCCGCCATCGCGCGCGCCGCCGATGACATGGACGATCAGATCGTCGCGACGTTCGGTGGCAAGACGGCGCTCGACAAACTGACGGCGATCAAGCATGAGATTGTCGAGCGCTGGGAATAA